A single genomic interval of Lathyrus oleraceus cultivar Zhongwan6 chromosome 7, CAAS_Psat_ZW6_1.0, whole genome shotgun sequence harbors:
- the LOC127103414 gene encoding uncharacterized protein LOC127103414 produces the protein MGSERRKALPFKAKMPDTANISRLLNELPACFRVTLQGKFGHILDLLLVDVQTPTITALAQFYDPLLRSFLFQDFQLTPTLEKFDRLLGFSMKGRTAYNRIGQVPEVEMLALALHIPISDALANWKKRENLFGFWRAYLEEEAERLFEIHHWDALANMLALLIYGLVLFPTHEGFIDSAAISIFWAVWKDKQSLVPPLLADTFHTLHTRHQRKNGMLICCLPLLYNWLISYVFKPDAHISEISNGEWARTLVSLSSKDIIWYRHKLNVEEIIISCGSFPNVPLIGSKGCISYKPMLALRQFGYPMRGKPDDKEIEEMVLNDMGTNDPFLLRKIIRSWEKVHTKGTEIVKKNDAARVPY, from the coding sequence ATGGGTTCAGAAAGAAGGAAAGCATTACCATTCAAAGCCAAAATGCCAGATACTGCCAACATATCAAGACTTCTGAATGAACTTCCCGCCTGCTTCAGGGTTACTTTGCAAGGAAAGTTTGGCCATATTTTGGATCTTCTCTTAGTGGATGTTCAAACACCAACCATCACCGCTTtagctcagttctatgatcctctgcTTCGAAGTTTCTTATTCCAAGACTTTCAGTTGACTCCAACCTTGGAGAAATTCGACCGACTCTTGGGATTCTCTATGAAAGGAAGGACAGCGTATAATAGGATTGGTCAGGTACCTGAGGTAGAGATGCTAGCCCTTGCACTCCACATCCCCATATCTGATGCATTGGCTAATTGGAAGAAAAGGGAGAATCTCTTTGGTTTTTGGAGGGCTTACCTAGAAGAAGAAGCAGAAAGGTTGTTTGAGATACATCATTGGGACGCATTGGCAAATATGTTAGCTCTTCTCATATATGGGCTAGTATTGTTCCCAACCCACGAAGGTTTTATAGATTCAGCTGCCATAAGTATCTTTTGGGCCGTTTGGAAGGATAAACAAAGTTTGGTTCCTCCACTACTAGCTGACACTTTCCATACTTTGCATACTCGACATCAAAGGAAGAATGGAATGCTGATATGTTGCCTTCCATTGCTCTATAATTGGCTTATCTCATATGTGTTCAAACCAGATGCTCACATCAGTGAAATATCCAATGGGGAGTGGGCAAGAACCCTGGTGTCTTTGTCTAGTAAGGATATCATTTGGTACCGACACAAGCTGAATGTTGAAGAAATCATTATCAGTTGTGGTAGTTTCCCAAATGTACCACTAATAGGATCTAAAGGGTGCATCAGCTACAAGCCCATGTTAGCTTTGCGACAGTTTGGATATCCTATGCGTGGGAAGCCCGATGATAAAGAGATAGAAGAGATGGTTTTGAATGATATGGGAACCAATGATCCTTTTCTCCTCCGTAAGATCATTCGATCTTGGGAAAAGGTGCATACCAAAGGAACAGAAATAGTAAAGAAGAATGATGCAGCAAGGGTTCCTTATTAG